The sequence CCAATCGGCAAGCGCTGTTTTCGCCGTATCCAGATTCAGTCTCATGAGCTTTTCCTCGCCCTCCAGCATGCTACCGGCCAGGCCGAAGAAGAAGTCAAGATTTGCTTGCTGGGCTGTAGCAGCCTGTGCCTGAAAATCAGCCATGTTCGCCTCCTGAAAATGTGTGCCCAACGCCCGGCATGTTCGGCAACGGTGACCAACTGATGAAGCACGTCGCATGGAAGCTCCAGTGTCGGCTACATTTTCGATACCGGCTCAGCAGGCGTATTGGTCTCGGCCGCGATTGTCCGTACAACGTCCTCGGCGCTGGGCTGCGTAAGGGCCCTCCGCGGACGTCGACAGATGCAAGAGCTGCAAACAACGAAGATTCCATTACAGGACGGTAGCGGTCGGGATGCCAATTGAATCGGCCTATCCGGAGCATCCTTGACGAAGTGTTTCTTTTCTCGCCGCCACCCACTGGATGCGCTTGCGCCCCTTATTGCGATGACGCTCGCCCGGCGACCATCATTGCGATGTGTGACGAGCTCGCGGAACAGCACGTGGCTCTTTTCCACGCAGGCCGATATTCCGTCGTTGGAACTTCCCGGACCGCCTGGAGACCAAAGCGAGATGATGCCAAACAGGACCGAAATCGTGTCACACCTACGTAGCTCGAAGTACTTACGTTTGGCCGGGACGAGTTACGCGGAGCATTGCACTCCATGAATCGACGTCTGAATCTTGATGTACATCTGCAAGGCACTCTCAAACACAACGGCTCCAGGCGGGCCTTTGCGGCACGGCTGGACATGACCATCAAGCGCGCAAAGGTGACCTCCGGTCGGGTGGCCAGGTCACTCGGCGTCGCGGAACACGAGGTGACCCTTTGGCGCGCCGGAGTTACTGTCCCGAAGAGTACGGATTGTGAGCGCCTTTCTGAACTTCTCCACGTGGACGTCGCGTGGCTATGCGCAGGTCAAGAGTAGGCCACAGCGATGTCATCGCAGTTCTCATCGGGCGGGAGCTCGCAAATTGTTTGGCTCGTCGCTATTCACCGGCGCGTCCGCTCGGGTCGCGAGCCGAGCTCCTACCATTGACCGGCATCACGGTCGAAATGGCATGTTTGAAAACAAGTTGCACGCTTGGACCAGACTCCAGCAGAACTGCAAACTGGTCAAAGCCGGCCAGTTGACCGCTCAATCTGATGCCGTTCACGAGGAACACGTTTACGGTGGTCTTGTCCTTTACGAGCGCCTGCAGAAAGTCGTCTTGTACGCAGGGGGCGGCGGTCATGTTCTGAGGTCAATGCGATGGACCCCTCGATTGTAGCGCCGATACCTGAAGCCACCAGCCAGTCCAGAGGGAGTGTGTTACTGCGACTCGAGGGCGTCGAGGCGCGCTTGCGCAGTG comes from Trinickia violacea and encodes:
- the hfq gene encoding RNA chaperone Hfq, with amino-acid sequence MTAAPCVQDDFLQALVKDKTTVNVFLVNGIRLSGQLAGFDQFAVLLESGPSVQLVFKHAISTVMPVNGRSSARDPSGRAGE